One window from the genome of Ananas comosus cultivar F153 linkage group 13, ASM154086v1, whole genome shotgun sequence encodes:
- the LOC109719356 gene encoding uncharacterized protein LOC109719356, translating into MSSSTSNLPIVNIKTLIPLELTDSTYLVWKQVFLNVLESFDVTKHVDGTSVVPSQTIDTADKKEVINPEYVSWKKNDTTILSWINATLSLSILHMVVSSSPKTAYDAWRIIEAYFLDKTASTAFSLKSELRSIKKGSMSMSDYMQKIKTIGNALQAIGEIESDHNLVMTVLLGLPEEYRGFVSALNTHRNKPTFEQLRPLLMQEETEVQRRTSVTTSSAIPTIDSEALYANRGRGNRGGRGGRYRGGRGQRGRHYSGRGSPEIYPQSQPNYPQQSYTPNQQPYIPKSGIQCQICGKFNHSALQCRQRFNHSFAADEVPQTFAAMNLHEPGEEVWYPDTGASNHITANSGQGNREGASSMS; encoded by the coding sequence ATGTCTTCTTCTACCTCAAATTTGCCAATTGTTAAtatcaaaactctcataccacTAGAACTCACCGATTCTACATATCTTGTGTGGAAACAAGTCTTTCTTAATGTTCTAGAAAGTTTTGATGTTACAAAACATGTGGACGGAACTAGTGTTGTGCCTTCTCAGACTATCGATACTGCTGATAAGAAGGAGGTTATAAATCCTGAATATGTGAGTTGGAAAAAGAACGATACTACTATACTTTCATGGATTAATGCCACTTTatctcttagcatattacatatggttgtttctagctcacctaaaactgcatatgatgcttggagaattattgaggcatattttcttgataagactgcttccacggctttttctctaaaatctgaattgcggagcatcaagaaaggctcaatgagcatgagtgattacatgcaaaagatcaAGACGATTGGTAATGCTCTTCAGGCGATTGGTGAAATCGAGTCAGACCATAATTTGGTCATGACTGTTCTTCTAGGGCTACCTGAGGAATATCGAGGTTTTGTTAGTGCTCTAAACACACACAGAAATAAGCCAacttttgaacaacttcgtCCACTCTTGATGCAAGAAGAAACAGAAGTTCAGCGTCGCACTAGTGTGACTACGTCCTCTGCTATTCCCACTATTGACAgtgaagctctttatgccaaTCGTGGACGTGGTAATCGTGGAGGCCGTGGAGGTAGATATCGTGGAGGCCGAGGACAACGTGGTAGACACTATTCTGGTCGTGGATCTCCTGAAATCTACCCACAGTCTCAACCTAATTATCCTCAACAATCTTACACTCCAAATCAACAACCATATATTCCGAAGTCCGGCATACAATGTCAGATATGTGGAAAGTTCAATCATTCTGCTCTTCAGTGCAGACAACGCTTCAATCATTCTTTCGCTGCTGATGAAGTTCCTCAGACCTTTGCTGCTATGAACCTTCACGAACCCGGTGAGGAAGTCTGGTATCCGGATACCGGAGCATCAAATCATATAACCGCAAACTCTG